A genomic stretch from Mesoplodon densirostris isolate mMesDen1 chromosome 3, mMesDen1 primary haplotype, whole genome shotgun sequence includes:
- the LOC132486173 gene encoding general transcription factor IIH subunit 2 translates to MDEEPERTKRWEGGYERTWEILKEDESGSLKATIEDILFKAKRKRVFEHHGQVRLGMMRHLYVVVDGSRTMEDQDLKPNRLTCTLKLLEYFVEEYFDQNPISQIGIIVTKSKRAEKLTELSGNPRKHIISLKKAVDMTCHGEPSLYNSLSMAMQTLKHMPGHTSREVLIIFSSLTTCDPSNIYDLIKTLKAAKIRVSVIGLSAEVRVCTVLARETGGTYHVILDESHYKELLTHHVSPPPASSSSECSLIRMGFPQHTIASLSDQDAKPSFSMAHLDSNTEPGLTLGGYFCPQCRAKYCELPVECKICGLTLVSAPHLARSYHHLFPLDAFQDIPLEEHNGERFCYACQGELKDQHVYVCTVCQNVFCVDCDIFVHDSLHCCPGCIHKIPAPSAV, encoded by the exons atggatgaagaGCCTGAAAGAACTAAGCGATGGGAAGGGGGCTATGAAAGAACATG GGAGATTCTTAAAGAAGATGAATCAGGATCACTTAAAGCTACAATAGAAGACATTCTCttcaaagcaaagagaaaaag GGTATTTGAGCACCATGGACAAGTTCGACTTGGAatg atgcgCCATCTTTATGTGGTAGTAGATGGATCAAGAACAATGGAAGACCAGGATTTAAAGCCAAATAGACTGACATGTACTTTAAAG tTGTTGGAATACTTCGTAGAGGAATATTTTGATCAAAATCCTATTAGTCAG attgGAATAATTGTAACAAAGAGTAAAAGAGCTGAAAAACTGACTGAACTCTCAG GAAACCCAAGGAAACACATAATATCTTTGAAGAAAGCTGTAGATATGACTTGCCATGGAGAGCCTTCTCTTTATAACTCCTTAAGCATGGCTATGCAGACTCTAAA aCACATGCCTGGACATACAAGTAGAGAAGTCCTAATCATCTTTAGCAGTCTCACAACCTGTGATCCATCTAATATCTATGATCTAATCAAG ACCCTAAAGGCAGCTAAAATTAGAGTGTCTGTTATTGGATTGTCTGCAGAGGTTCGGGTTTGCACTGTGCTTGCTCGTGAAACTGGTG GCACATACCATGTTATTTTAGATGAAAGCCATTACAAAGAACTGCTGACACATCATGTTAGTCCTCCTCCTGCTAGCTCAAGCTCTGAATGCTCACTTATTCGTATGG GATTTCCTCAGCATACCATTGCTTCTCTATCTGATCAAGATGCAAAACCCTCCTTCAGTATGGC GCATCTGGATAGCAACACTGAGCCAGGACTTACATTAGGAGGCTATTTCTGCCCACAGTGTCGGGCAAAGTACTGTGAGCTTCCTGTTGAATGTAAAATCTGTG GTCTTACTTTGGTGTCTGCTCCCCACTTGGCTCGGTCTTACCATCACTTATTTCCTTTGGATGCTTTTCAAGATATTCCCCTGGAAGAACATAATGGAGAAAG attttgttATGCCTGTCAGGGGGAATTGAAAGACCAACAT GTCTATGTTTGCACTGTGTGCCAAAATGTTTTTTGTGTGGACTGTGATATTTTTGTTCATGACTCTCTCCATTGTTGTCCTGGCTGTATTCATAAGATTCCAGCTCCTTCAGCTGTTTGA